One genomic region from Chionomys nivalis chromosome 17, mChiNiv1.1, whole genome shotgun sequence encodes:
- the Gpihbp1 gene encoding glycosylphosphatidylinositol-anchored high density lipoprotein-binding protein 1, producing MEALRVILLVLLISGQSAGSRWTQEEDDDTDLGSESYGYDDDYEEEEEEETNEIPESRDRESLQCYMCQLLHSGESCNQTQSCDHSHNFCTTLVSHGNTDNSLLTTYSMWCTDSCIPFTKTVSGTQMIKTCCQSKLCNIPPWQSPQVQDSLGGWAGSPVDSGIRDTQGGIARPPMDRGTRGPQGGRDDPPPVVKVVPPQSGGASLPKGNRDGQPQDSGAGCPPGWPKFGNTVLLLSLLTSLWA from the exons ATGGAGGCACTCAGGGTTATCCTCCTGGTCTTGCTGATAAGTGGACAGTCAG CAGGGAGCAGGTGGACACAAGAAGAAGATGACGACACGGACTTGGGGTCAGAGAGCTACGGCTATGATGACGACTacgaagaggaggaagaagaggagaccaACGAGATCCCAGAAAGCAGGGACAGAG AATCCCTACAGTGCTACATGTGCCAGTTGCTACATAGTGGAGAGAGCTGCAACCAGACACAGAGCTGCGACCACAGCCACAACTTCTGCACCACGTTAGTCTCCCATGGCAACACTG ACAACAGTCTCCTGACCACCTATTCCATGTGGTGTACCGATAGCTGCATACCCTTCACCAAGACGGTGTCAGGCACCCAGATGATCAAGACCTGTTGCCAGTCCAAACTGTGCAATATTCCACCCTGGCAGAGCCCCCAAGTCCAGGACTCTCTGGGTGGTTGGGCAGGCAGTCCTGTGGACAGTGGAATCAGAGATACTCAAGGTGGCATTGCACGTCCCCCCATGGATCGTGGAACCAGGGGTCCTCAAGGTGGCAGGGATGACCCTCCCCCGGTTGTCAAGGTTGTCCCTCCTCAGAGTGGTGGGGCTAGCTTGCCCAAGGGTAACAGGGATGGCCAGCCCCAGGACAGTGGGGCAGGATGCCCTCCAGGCTGGCCCAAATTTGGCAATACAGTCCTCCTGCTCAGCCTTCTCACTAGTCTATGGGCATGA